In Castanea sativa cultivar Marrone di Chiusa Pesio chromosome 6, ASM4071231v1, a single window of DNA contains:
- the LOC142638520 gene encoding protein TORNADO 1: MASNQNFRDLQWVLHAIKSETLNLHNISFYLSQPTSGCFQETENSININISKDSHLYFLHLLTVLGTAKNIQSSLRNLEFHQVEWELQQLLNLGVLLENSTNIKQLVFRRNRFNTECLSEFSDVLKRNNVIKEITFSESAIGYIGAGILSSALKVNDSLEELQIWEDSIGSKGAEELSKMIEGNSTLKLLTIFDSSSITATPLISAVLARNRTMEVHIWSGENGEKISKVVEFSPENSTLRIYRLNISGACRVACALGCNSTVKSLDMTGVRLKSKWAKEFRWVLEQNKSLKEVKLSKTCLKDKGVVYVAAGLFKNQSLESLYLDGNWFSGIGVEHLLCPLSRFSALQYQANITLKAVTFGGGSTKIGRDGLAAILQMLTSNESVTRLGIYDDESLRPDDIVKIFKSLERNATLRHLSLQGCKGVQGELVLQTITETLQVNPWIEDIDLSRTPLQNSGKTDGIYKRLGQNGKSEPEMDLLKDMPLTVPKSCRVFFCGQEYAGKTTLCNSILQNFSSSKVPYLDQVRTFVNPVEQAIRTNGMKIRTFKDEDTKISIWNLAGQHEFYSLHDLMFPGHGSASFFLIISSLFRKPSNREPKTPAEIEEDLQYWLRFIVSNSRRAVQQCMLPNVTIVLTHYDKINQPSQNFQATVNSIQRLRDKFQRFVDFYPTVFTIDARSSASVSKLTHHLRKTSKTILQRVPRVYQLCNDLIQILSDWRLENFNKPAMKLKEFSELCQVKVPPLRIRSRHDNKEKVEMRRRAVATCLHNIGEVIYFDDPGFLILDCEWFCGEVLGQLIRLDVRRQSSTGNNGFISRKELERILRGSLQSQIPGMGSKVFENLDASDLVRMMLKLELCYEQDPSNPNSLLLIPSILEEGRGKPQRWQLSTPDCLYAGRHLECDDSSHMFLTPGFFPRLQVHLHNRIIGLHNQHGATYSLEKYLISININGIYIRIELGGQLGYYIDVLACSTKNLTETLRLIQQLIIPAIHSLCNGITLIENVLRPECVQNLTPPRYRKTQLVSLQQLKQALLSVSAESMYDYQHTWSPVLDSGRPILRSGFDLARDLLSDDDFREVLHRRYHDLYNLAVELQVPPENNSDGPDQSLSTSNEPDKVDPTFGGIAKGVEAVLQRLKIIEQEIRDLKQEIQGLRYYEHRLLIELHRKVNYLVNYNVQLEERKVPNMFFFVRTENYTRRLVTNMISGMNALRLHMLCEYRQEMHVVEDQMGCEMMQIDNRAVQSLAPYMKKFMKLLTFALKIGAHLAAGMGEMIPDLSREVAHLAGSSLIYGAGGAVAAGAVGAAAMGRSRNRAVEGSRDIQQDLKTAQQWVVDFLRQRRCSSGKDIAEKFGLFRVRYRDNGQIAWICRRHMSIRANEIIEVPI, translated from the exons ATGGCATCAAACCAAAACTTCAGAGATCTTCAGTGGGTTCTGCATGCAATCAAATCTGAAACACTCAACCTTCATAACATCTCATTCTACCTTTCTCAACCAACTTCAGGTTGTTTCCAAGAAACAGAAAACTCTATAAATATAAACATTTCCAAGGACAGCCACCTATACTTCCTTCACCTCCTCACAGTATTAGGAACAGCCAAAAACATCCAATCATCTCTGAGAAACTTAGAGTTCCACCAGGTTGAATGGGAACTACAACAACTACTAAATCTTGGCGTGTTGCTTGAGAATAGCACAAATATTAAGCAACTCGTGTTTCGAAGAAACAGATTCAATACAGAATGTTTGTCAGAGTTTTCTGATGTTCTTAAGAGAAATAATGTGATCAAAGAGATCACATTTTCAGAATCTGCTATTGGCTATATTGGAGCTGGCATTCTTTCTTCTGCACTTAAGGTGAATGATAGCTTAGAAGAGTTGCAAATATGGGAAGACTCAATTGGGTCAAAAGGGGCAGAGGAGCTCTCAAAGATGATTGAAGGAAACTCAACACTGAAACTGTTGACAATTTTTGACTCAAGTTCAATCACAGCAACCCCACTTATTTCTGCAGTTTTAGCAAGGAACAGGACTATGGAAGTTCATATTTGGAGTGGAGAAAATGGAGAAAAGATTTCAAAGGTTGTTGAGTTTTCACCTGAAAACAGCACACTTCGAATTTACAGACTAAACATTTCAGGTGCTTGTAGAGTTGCTTGTGCTCTTGGGTGTAACTCAACTGTCAAGTCACTTGACATGACTGGAGTACGGCTAAAATCCAAGTGGGCTAAGGAGTTTCGATGGGTTTTAGAACAGAATAAGAGTCTTAAAGAggtaaaattatcaaaaacttGCCTCAAAGACAAGGGAGTTGTATACGTTGCAGCTGGACTCTTCAAGAACCAGAGTTTGGAAAGCCTGTATCTTGATGGAAACTGGTTCAGCGGAATAGGTGTGGAACATCTACTCTGCCCTTTGAGCAGGTTTTCTGCCCTGCAATACCAAGCCAACATTACTCTGAAGGCTGTAACTTTTGGAGGTGGGAGTACTAAAATTGGAAGGGATGGGCTTGCAGCCATTTTACAGATGCTGACAAGTAATGAAAGTGTGACCCGTCTAGGAATATATGATGATGAGAGTTTGAGACCAGATGATATTGTCAAAATATTCAAGAGCTTGGAGAGGAATGCCACTTTGAGACACTTATCTCTACAGGGCTGCAAAGGGGTTCAAGGAGAGTTGGTACTTCAGACAATTACAGAGACATTACAGGTCAATCCTTGGATTGAAGACATTGATCTATCAAGGACACCGCTGCAAAATTCAGGAAAGACTGATGGAATTTATAAAAGATTGGGCCAGAATGGGAAGAGTGAACCAGAAATGGATTTGCTAAAGGACATGCCACTTACAGTGCCAAAAAGCTGTAGAGTTTTCTTCTGTGGGCAAGAATATGCAG GTAAGACTACACTGTGTAACTCTATATTACAAAACTTCTCTTCTTCAAAGGTACCATACCTGGACCAAGTTAGAACTTTTGTCAACCCAGTTGAACAAGCTATTAGAACAAATGGAATGAAGATAAGAACTTTCAAAGATGAGGACACAAAGATTTCAATATGGAACCTTGCTGGTCAGCATGAGTTTTACTCCCTTCATGATCTCATGTTTCCAGGGCATGGGAGTGCATCATTCTTCTTGATCATATCCAGTTTATTCCGGAAGCCCAGCAACAGAGAACCAAAGACCCCAGCAGAAATAGAAGAAGACCTTCAGTATTGGCTCAGGTTCATAGTTTCGAACTCTAGAAGAGCAGTCCAACAATGTATGCTACCAAATGTAACTATAGTTCTCACACACTATGACAAAATCAATCAACCATCACAAAACTTTCAGGCTACTGTAAATTCAATTCAGAGACTGCGAGACAAGTTCCAGCGGTTTGTTGACTTCTATCCAACTGTATTCACAATTGATGCAAGATCATCTGCATCAGTCAGTAAACTCACACATCACCTTCGGAAGACAAGCAAGACAATTCTCCAAAGAGTCCCTCGGGTTTATCAACTTTGCAATGATCTGATACAAATTTTATCAGACTGGAGATTAGAGAACTTCAATAAGCCAGCAATGAAGTTGAAAGAGTTCAGTGAGCTATGCCAAGTTAAGGTTCCACCATTAAGAATTCGATCAAGACATGATAATAAAGAGAAGGTGGAAATGAGAAGGCGGGCTGTTGCTACTTGTCTTCATAATATAGGTGAGGTCATTTATTTCGATGATCCGGGGTTTCTAATCTTAGATTGTGAATGGTTTTGCGGTGAAGTACTTGGCCAACTAATAAGATTAGATGTTAGAAGGCAAAGCTCCACAGGGAATAATGGATTCATTAGTAGGAAAGAATTGGAAAGGATTCTAAGAGGAAGTTTACAAAGCCAGATTCCTGGAATGGGTTCAAAGGTATTTGAGAACTTAGATGCAAGTGACCTTGTGAGGATGATGCTGAAACTTGAACTCTGCTATGAACAAGATCCATCAAACCCAAATTCCCTATTATTGATCCCTTCGATTCTGGAAGAAGGCAGAGGAAAGCCACAAAGATGGCAGTTAAGCACACCTGACTGCCTTTATGCAGGAAGGCATCTTGAGTGTGATGATTCAAGCCACATGTTTCTCACTCCAGGTTTCTTTCCTCGTTTGCAG GTGCATCTCCACAACAGAATTATAGGGTTACATAACCAACACGGAGCAACTTACAGTCTTGAGAAGTACCTCATCTCAATAAACATCAATGGAATCTATATCAGAATAGAGCTTGGAGGACAGTTGGGTTACTACATTGATGTCCTCGCTTGCTCAACCAAGAACCTGACAGAAACCCTTAGACTCATCCAGCAGCTCATAATCCCAGCAATCCACAGCCTCTGCAATGGGATCACCTTGATTGAAAATGTCTTGCGGCCAGAATGTGTGCAAAACCTGACACCCCCAAGATATAGGAAAACCCAACTTGTGTCTCTGCAACAATTGAAACAGGCACTGCTCTCAGTTTCTGCAGAGAGTATGTATGATTATCAACACACCTGGAGTCCAGTATTGGATTCTGGCAGACCTATTCTAAGATCTGGGTTTGATCTTGCCAGAGACCTACTATCAGATGATGACTTTCGGGAAGTACTGCATCGAAGATATCATGACCTGTACAACCTTGCTGTGGAATTGCAAGTCCCACCTGAGAACAACTCAGATGGACCAGATCAGTCTTTATCCACAAGTAATGAACCCGACAAAGTTGATCCAACTTTTGGTGGTATTGCAAAGGGTGTGGAAGCAGTTCTGCAGAGACTGAAGATCATTGAACAAGAAATCAGAGATTTGAAACAGGAGATCCAAGGGCTGAGATATTATGAACACAGACTCCTCATCGAGCTTCATCGCAAAGTGAACTACCTAGTGAACTACAATGTCCAACTTGAAGAGAGGAAAGTACCCAACATGTTCTTTTTTGTTAGAACAGAAAACTACACAAGGAGATTGGTCACAAACATGATATCTGGGATGAATGCACTCCGGCTTCACATGCTCTGTGAGTACCGGCAAGAAATGCATGTTGTTGAAGATCAGATGGGCTGTGAAATGATGCAAATTGATAACAGGGCTGTTCAAAGTTTGGCTCCATACATGAAGAAGTTTATGAAATTGTTAACATTTGCTCTTAAGATAGGAGCTCATCTAGCAGCCGGGATGGGAGAAATGATACCCGATTTGAGCAGGGAAGTTGCCCACCTAGCCGGCTCTTCCCTTATTTATGGGGCAGGAGGAGCAGTTGCTGCAGGTGCTGTGGGGGCTGCAGCTATGGGACGGAGCAGAAATAGGGCTGTAGAAGGCTCGAGGGATATTCAGCAAGATCTAAAAACAGCACAGCAATGGGTCGTGGATTTTCTGAGGCAACGGAGGTGCTCAAGTGGAAAGGATATTGCAGAAAAGTTTGGATTATTTAGAGTGAGATACAGAGACAATGGCCAGATTGCATGGATCTGTAGGAGGCATATGAGCATCAGAGCAAATGAAATAATTGAAGTGCCTATATGA
- the LOC142638342 gene encoding uncharacterized protein LOC142638342: protein MDSPQSVVSPFKSSLVAEPEKQKSDYFVRNSDSFSKGIEVNSKETAVYNVEDFLGVLEVYVHQARDIHNICIYHKQDVYAKLCLTSDPEDTVSTKTINGGGRNPVFNDNVRLNVRTVDSSLKCEIWMLSRVRNYLEDQLLGFALVPLSEVLMKNGKLEKEFSLSSTDLFHSPAGFVQLSLSYNGASPEVMAIPAMPNTLARDATVEDTEISESIQSDFDKIEFPDPKIANEDQLMVSEYFALPCNSLDSQSSESLTTSDTENQLSSEVGGHVVESFSTGTVESIQCPKPDSPPSSVSTNGVSSPSVPASSESSDAQAASKSASKEHVSAPKESAVDVKDGDTDSSGGEPSDAVNKPVVTVNIEPEQNVVQQDIVDMYMKSMQQFTESLAKMKLPLDMDNGSTNSGNSSSDQKLQASKNTGSRVFYGSRAFF, encoded by the coding sequence ATGGACTCACCACAATCTGTTGTGTCACCATTCAAGAGCTCCCTTGTCGCTGAGCCTGAGAAGCAGAAATCAGACTACTTTGTAAGGAACTCTGACTCCTTTTCCAAGGGTATTGAGGTCAACAGCAAGGAAACTGCAGTGTATAACGTAGAGGACTTCCTTGGTGTTCTTGAAGTTTATGTACATCAGGCTAGGGACATCCATAACATATGCATATACCACAAGCAAGATGTTTATGCTAAACTTTGCCTGACTAGTGATCCTGAAGACACAGTCTCCACCAAAACCATCAATGGTGGTGGGAGGAATCCGGTCTTCAACGACAATGTTCGTCTCAATGTTAGGACTGTTGATTCCTCACTCAAATGTGAGATATGGATGTTGAGCAGGGTGAGGAATTATCTGGAAGATCAGTTACTGGGGTTTGCTTTGGTTCCATTGTCTGAAGTCCTTATGAAGAATGGCAAGTTGGAGAAAGAGTTCTCTCTATCTTCAACTGATCTGTTCCATTCCCCAGCTGGGTTTGTCCAATTGTCTCTCTCATATAATGGAGCTTCACCAGAAGTAATGGCTATTCCTGCAATGCCAAATACTTTGGCCAGGGATGCAACTGTGGAGGATACAGAAATATCTGAGTCAATCCAAAGTGATTTTGATAAAATTGAATTCCCAGATCCTAAGATTGCAAATGAAGACCAGTTGATGGTTTCTGAGTATTTTGCGTTACCATGTAACAGTTTGGACTCTCAGAGCTCTGAGAGCTTGACCACTTCTGATACTGAAAACCAACTTAGTTCAGAAGTGGGTGGTCATGTTGTGGAAAGCTTCTCAACTGGTACAGTTGAGTCCATCCAATGTCCAAAGCCTGATTCTCCACCGAGCAGTGTGTCAACTAATGGGGTTTCGTCTCCTTCAGTCCCTGCAAGCTCAGAGTCTTCTGATGCTCAAGCAGCATCAAAATCTGCTAGTAAGGAACATGTTTCAGCTCCAAAAGAGAGTGCTGTGGATGTTAAGGATGGTGATACTGATTCCTCTGGTGGGGAGCCAAGTGATGCAGTAAACAAACCTGTTGTCACAGTGAACATTGAGCCAGAACAAAATGTTGTGCAGCAGGATATAGTGGACATGTATATGAAAAGCATGCAGCAGTTTACTGAGTCATTGGCAAAAATGAAGCTACCATTGGACATGGACAATGGATCAACCAATTCAGGAAATTCAAGCTCTGATCAGAAATTACAGGCATCAAAGAATACTGGTTCCCGTGTGTTTTATGGAAGTAGGGCTTTCTTCTGA